A window from Cydia strobilella chromosome 9, ilCydStro3.1, whole genome shotgun sequence encodes these proteins:
- the LOC134744002 gene encoding uncharacterized protein LOC134744002: protein MALLGPSADVIRQLVTICEEYAEQHGLKYNTAKSELVIFKARKYNPSTESRIMLCGVSLNVVDRFKYLGHMLTDDLKDDLDLERERRATAVRGNMLARRFARCNKAVKLTLFRAYCQTFYTSSLWVRFTQRAYNALRVQYNNILRMLLRLPKHCSASGMFAEARVDDFFAIRRKRIASMLRRVRGSSNSLLRVLAERLDCPVTKFWVEVAFGRAK from the coding sequence ATGGCGCTGCTGGGACCTTCGGCTGACGTGATACGACAGCTCGTTACTATATGTGAGGAATACGCCGAGCAGCATGGTCTAAAATACAACACGGCCAAAAGTGAGCTGGTCATTTTCAAAGCTCGTAAGTACAACCCGTCTACGGAGTCGAGGATCATGCTGTGTGGCGTATCCCTAAACGTTGTCGATCGCTTCAAGTATCTGGGGCATATGCTTACAGATGACTTGAAGGACGATCTAGATCTGGAAAGAGAGAGAAGAGCGACGGCAGTGAGAGGCAACATGCTCGCCCGCAGGTTCGCACGGTGTAACAAAGCAGTTAAATTGACGCTCTTTAGAGCCTACTGCCAGACTTTctacacgagcagcctgtgggtgaGGTTTACACAACGGGCCTATAACGCATTGcgcgttcaatataataacatCTTGAGGAtgctgttgcggctgccgaAGCACTGCAGCGCGTCCGGCATGTTCGCTGAGGCGCGAGTAGATGACTTTTTCGCCATTAGGCGGAAAAGAATCGCCTCCATGCTGAGACGGGTACGCGGCAGCAGCAACAGTCTTCTCAGGGTGTTGGCCGAGCGCCTCGACTGCCCTGTTACGAAGTTTTGGGTGGAGGTGGCCTTTGGGAGAGCGAAATAA
- the LOC134744462 gene encoding cytochrome P450 9e2-like, whose amino-acid sequence MIFLIWLVAIIAAVLLYCRQSYSRFSKYGVKHLPPVPLLGDMARVFFRREHFVENVMRIYDSFPEERFVGHVEFVRPMVFLRDLELVKRITVRDFEYFLDHAVVVDKTIDPLFGRNLFALKSQEWKDMRSTLSPAFTSSKIKLMVPFMEEAGDNMIIRLKREIQASGKNYADVEFKDVCNRYANDVIASCAFGLKVDSQNNETEFYKMGKVASQLTFVQMLKFMGFQCIPTIMKFLKMTLFTASTQNFFRQLVTHTMRERETHNILRPDILHLLMEAKKGNLKHEEDNTASDAGFATVEESNVGKAATTKTVWTDDDLIAQAVIFFVAGFESVAQAMTFLVYELALNPEVQDKLVQEIMENEKRNGGKFNYTSVQEMTYLDMVVSELLRMWTPGIALERMCTKDYNLGRPNDNATKDYIIRKGEGVKIPTGAFHRDPQYFPEPHKFDPERFAPENRHKIHPFSFNPFGCGPRNCIASRFALCETKVLIYQVLKHMEVSPCDKSVIPIQLEKSSLNLIMKGGHWIRVKARE is encoded by the exons ATGATATTCCTTATCTGGCTGGTGGCCATCATAGCAGCAGTGCTGTTGTACTGCCGGCAGTCTTACTCCAGATTCAGCAAATATGGCGTCAAGCATTTACCCCCAGTACCCCTGCTGGGAGACATGGCGAGAGTGTTTTTTCGTAGGGAGCATTTCGTTGAGAACGTTATGAGAATATATGATAGTTTTCCTGAAGAGAG ATTCGTGGGCCATGTGGAATTCGTACGGCCCATGGTGTTTCTCCGAGACCTTGAGCTGGTGAAGCGGATCACAGTGAGAGACTTCGAGTACTTCCTCGACCATGCCGTGGTTGTTGACAAAACTATCGACCCTTTGTTCGGGAGGAACCTGTTTGCTCTAAAAA GTCAGGAATGGAAAGACATGCGGTCTACCTTAAGCCCGGCCTTCACCAGttccaagataaagctgatggtACCTTTCATGGAAGAGGCTGGAGATAACATGATTATAAGACTGAAGAGGGAAATACAGGCGTCTGGAA AAAACTACGCCGACGTTGAGTTTAAAGACGTATGCAATCGCTACGCCAACGATGTCATCGCGTCTTGCGCCTTCGGGCTCAAGGTGGACTCGCAGAACAACGAAACAGAATTCTACAAGATGGGGAAGGTGGCTTCACAGTTAACCTTCGTTCAGATGCTCAAGTTCATGGGGTTTCAGTGTATCCCTACAATTATGAAG ttcTTGAAAATGACACTCTTCACGGCGTCGACTCAGAACTTCTTTAGGCAGCTGGTAACACACACGATGAGAGAGCGGGAAACACACAACATACTACGGCCGGATATTCTCCATCTACTCATGGAGGCCAAGAAAG GAAATCTAAAACATGAAGAGGATAACACAGCCAGTGACGCTGGGTTTGCGACCGTAGAAGAGTCTAACGTCGGAAAGGCGGCAACCACGAAAACTG TCTGGACCGATGATGACCTGATAGCTCAAGCAGTCATCTTCTTCGTGGCTGGCTTCGAAAGCGTTGCCCAAGCCATGACCTTCCTTGTCTATGAGCTGGCTCTCAACCCAGAGGTCCAGGATAAGCTGGTGCAAGAAATTATGGAGAATGAGAAGAGGAATGGCGGGAAGTTTAACTACACATCTGTGCAAGAGATGACGTATTTAGATATGGTCGTTTCAG AACTGTTAAGGATGTGGACACCAGGCATCGCTCTTGAGAGGATGTGCACAAAAGACTACAACCTTGGAAGGCCGAATGATAATGCTACTAAAGATTACATA ATTCGAAAGGGAGAAGGCGTTAAGATTCCCACTGGCGCCTTCCACCGCGACCCTCAGTACTTCCCTGAGCCCCATAAGTTCGACCCGGAGCGCTTTGCGCCTGAAAACCGCCATAAGATTCATCCCTTTTCTTTTAATCCTTTTGGATGCGGCCCGAGGAACTGTATAG CTTCCAGATTCGCCCTCTGCGAGACAAAGGTGTTGATCTACCAGGTGCTCAAGCATATGGAAGTGTCCCCATGCGATAAGTCCGTCATTCCTATACAACTGGAAAAGTCCTCCCTCAACCTGATTATGAAGGGAGGACACTGGATTCGGGTGAAGGCTAGGGAATGA
- the LOC134744475 gene encoding cytochrome P450 6B2-like: YYYFTRTFSYWKDRNVAGPKPIPFFGNMYKSALRYDTWGGVYENIYKSFPNEKVVGIFRMTTPTILVRDLDILKHILVKDFDNFVSRGVEFSQTGLGQNLFHSDGETWLGLRSRFSPIFTNSKLKNMLYLINDRADKFTNYVSEITAMTPEHDIHDLVQKYTMSTISACAFGLDIDTFRGDIQTLKRVDKEMFTPSFGMEFDMLFPGVLKKLNMSLFPAYLSKFFKELVETVLTQRNGKPSNRKDFMDLILEIKNKKQVEVAKKDSDGEAHTIEITNNVIEAQAFIFYVAGYETSASTMGFMLYRLALDTKIQDRLRNEIDEYLERHGGRIELDTVSELQYLDQVFSETLRMYPIVDKLLRKAENDYKLPGMNVTVAKNQVVVVPVLGIHHDEKYYPEPEKFDPDRFSPENVAARHSFAYLPFGLGPRHCIGMRFARVQSWVCIIRLLSKFRLEAGKNTIRSFSHNPYRIVVAPNKPVYLNIYPR; the protein is encoded by the exons TATTATTACTTCACAAGAACGTTCTCTTATTGGAAGGACCGAAATGTTGCCGGACCGAAACCTATACCGTTTTTTGGAAACATGTATAAATCCGCTTTGCGCTACGATACATGGGGTGGAGTTTATGAAAACATATACAAAAGTTTCCCAAACGAGAAAGTGGTGGGAATATTCAGGATGACAACTCCAACGATCCTGGTACGAGACCTTgatattttaaagcatattttGGTAAAAGATTTCGACAATTTTGTGTCTCGCGGCGTGGAGTTCAGCCAAACAGGGCTTGGACAAAACCTGTTTCACTCCGACGGGGAGACATGGCTAGGACTAAGAAGTCGATTTTCACCCATATTTACAAATTCAAAGTTGAAGAATATGTTGTATTTGATCAACGATCGAGCTGATAAGTTCACTAATTACGTAAGTGAGATTACAGCGATGACACCCGAACATGATATCCATGACTTGGTGCAAAAGTACACAATGTCAACGATATCTGCGTGCGCCTTCGGTCTGGATATAGACACTTTTCGTGGAGATATTCAGACTTTAAAAAGAGTCGATAAGGAAATGTTTACTCCTAGTTTTGGTATGGAGTTTGACATGCTGTTCCCTGGTGTCCTTAAAAAGTTAAACATGTCCTTATTCCCGGCCTACTTGTCGAAATTTTTTAAAGAGCTTGTTGAAACTGTACTTACTCAAAGAAACGGGAAGCCGTCAAATAGAAAAGACTTTATGGATTTGATATTagaaattaagaataaaaaacaAGTTGAAGTAGCCAAAAAGGACAGTGATGGAGAAGCTCATACGATTGAGATAACTAATAATGTAATAGAAGCACAAGCCTTTATATTTTACGTTGCCGGTTATGAGACCTCAGCTTCGACCATGGGTTTCATGTTGTACCGCCTAGCATTAGACACTAAAATACAGGACAGATTAAGAAATGAGATAGATGAATACCTTGAGAGACATGGCGGCAGAATAGAACTGGACACTGTAAGTGAGTTACAATATTTAGATCAAGTTTTTAGTGAAACTCTCAGGATGTACCCGATAGTGGACAAGTTACTAAGGAAGGCTGAAAACGATTACAAATTACCGGGAATGAACGTAACAGTAGCTAAAAATCAAGTTGTGGTCGTACCAGTTTTGGGTATTCATCACGATGAGAAGTACTACCCAGAACCGGAAAAGTTTGATCCCGATAGATTTTCTCCAGAAAACGTAGCTGCCAGGCATTCCTTTGCATATTTGCCCTTCGGCCTTGGACCGCGACATTGCATTG GAATGCGCTTTGCACGCGTGCAATCCTGGGTGTGTATAATCAGATTGCTCTCAAAGTTCCGACTGGAAGCTGGCAAGAACACCATTCGCTCCTTTTCCCACAACCCATATCGTATCGTGGTCGCTCCTAACAAGCCCGTCTACTTGAATATTTACCCGCGGTAG